The proteins below come from a single Triticum aestivum cultivar Chinese Spring chromosome 5D, IWGSC CS RefSeq v2.1, whole genome shotgun sequence genomic window:
- the LOC123126143 gene encoding patatin-like protein 2 isoform X2 yields MAGGGSAAEGDKSKVVTILSIDGGGVRGIIPATVLAFLEKELQKLDGPDARIADYFDVVAGTSTGGLLTVMLAAPDKDGRPLFDAKDLAKFYIDESPKIFPQKGSIFSKIGSALALATGPKYDGKYLHSLLRRHLGDTKLDGALTHVVIPAFDIAYLQPTIFSSFQLENQPAKNALLSDIAIGTSAAPTFFPAHYFETNDGKGGTRAFNLIDGAVAANNPTLLAMNQVAEHMVLAGQQPAGKSYIVISIGCGTSSLPKLKYSAKDAAKWGVLSWLIKDGSVPILDMFNAGSADMVDFHLSVLSAVLGSSHQYLRIQYDKLSGSAGSIDDCSKANLDKLVKIGEELLSEKVSGVDLETGRNVEVPGGGTNAEELAKYARQLSDERRRRRNN; encoded by the exons ATGGCAGGTGGTGGTTCTGCTGCAGAAGGTGACAAGTCGAAGGTGGTGACCATCCTTAGCATCGATGGCGGCGGCGTGAGAGGGATCATCCCGGCCACCGTCCTCGCCTTCCTCGAAAAGGAGCTCCAG AAACTGGACGGGCCGGATGCTAGGATCGCGGACTACTTCGATGTCGTCGCCGGCACGAGCACCGGGGGCCTCTTGACGGTGATGCTCGCGGCGCCGGACAAGGATGGGCGGCCGCTGTTCGACGCCAAGGATCTAGCGAAGTTCTACATTGACGAGTCGCCCAAGATCTTCCCACAGAA GGGCTCCATCTTTTCCAAGATCGGCTCGGCTCTGGCTCTGGCGACGGGGCCCAAGTACGACGGCAAGTACCTCCATTCGCTGCTCCGTCGGCACCTCGGCGACACGAAGCTGGACGGGGCTCTGACCCATGTGGTCATCCCGGCATTCGATATCGCGTACCTGCAACCCACCATCTTCTCCAGCTTCCAG TTGGAGAACCAGCCCGCCAAGAACGCGCTCCTGTCGGACATCGCCATCGGCACCTCCGCCGCACCTACCTTCTTCCCGGCGCACTACTTCGAGACCAACGATGGCAAGGGCGGCACGAGGGCCTTCAACCTCATCGACGGCGCCGTGGCCGCCAACAACCCT ACTCTATTGGCGATGAACCAGGTGGCGGAGCACATGGTCCTCGCCGGGCAGCAGCCGGCGGGCAAGTCATACATAGTCATCTCCATCGGCTGTGGGACATCATCGCTCCCAAAACTCAAGTACAGCGCCAAGGATGCCGCCAAGTGGGGCGTCTTGAGCTGGCTCATCAAGGACGGCTCCGTCCCCATCCTAGACATGTTCAACGCCGGCAGCGCCGACATGGTCGACTTCCACCTCTCCGTCCTCTCCGCCGTCCTCGGCTCCTCCCACCAGTACCTGCGCATCCAG TATGATAAACTGAGCGGGAGCGCTGGCTCGATCGACGACTGCTCCAAGGCCAACTTGGATAAGTTGGTGAAGATTGGTGAAGAGCTGCTCAGCGAGAAGGTGTCCGGGGTGGACCTGGAGACCGGCCGGAATGTGGAGGTGCCCGGCGGGGGCACCAACGCGGAGGAGCTAGCCAAGTATGCAAGGCAGCTCTCCGACGAGCGGCGCAGACGCCGCAACAATTAA
- the LOC123126143 gene encoding patatin-like protein 2 isoform X1 encodes MAGGGSAAEGDKSKVVTILSIDGGGVRGIIPATVLAFLEKELQKLDGPDARIADYFDVVAGTSTGGLLTVMLAAPDKDGRPLFDAKDLAKFYIDESPKIFPQNCRGSIFSKIGSALALATGPKYDGKYLHSLLRRHLGDTKLDGALTHVVIPAFDIAYLQPTIFSSFQLENQPAKNALLSDIAIGTSAAPTFFPAHYFETNDGKGGTRAFNLIDGAVAANNPTLLAMNQVAEHMVLAGQQPAGKSYIVISIGCGTSSLPKLKYSAKDAAKWGVLSWLIKDGSVPILDMFNAGSADMVDFHLSVLSAVLGSSHQYLRIQYDKLSGSAGSIDDCSKANLDKLVKIGEELLSEKVSGVDLETGRNVEVPGGGTNAEELAKYARQLSDERRRRRNN; translated from the exons ATGGCAGGTGGTGGTTCTGCTGCAGAAGGTGACAAGTCGAAGGTGGTGACCATCCTTAGCATCGATGGCGGCGGCGTGAGAGGGATCATCCCGGCCACCGTCCTCGCCTTCCTCGAAAAGGAGCTCCAG AAACTGGACGGGCCGGATGCTAGGATCGCGGACTACTTCGATGTCGTCGCCGGCACGAGCACCGGGGGCCTCTTGACGGTGATGCTCGCGGCGCCGGACAAGGATGGGCGGCCGCTGTTCGACGCCAAGGATCTAGCGAAGTTCTACATTGACGAGTCGCCCAAGATCTTCCCACAGAA CTGCAGGGGCTCCATCTTTTCCAAGATCGGCTCGGCTCTGGCTCTGGCGACGGGGCCCAAGTACGACGGCAAGTACCTCCATTCGCTGCTCCGTCGGCACCTCGGCGACACGAAGCTGGACGGGGCTCTGACCCATGTGGTCATCCCGGCATTCGATATCGCGTACCTGCAACCCACCATCTTCTCCAGCTTCCAG TTGGAGAACCAGCCCGCCAAGAACGCGCTCCTGTCGGACATCGCCATCGGCACCTCCGCCGCACCTACCTTCTTCCCGGCGCACTACTTCGAGACCAACGATGGCAAGGGCGGCACGAGGGCCTTCAACCTCATCGACGGCGCCGTGGCCGCCAACAACCCT ACTCTATTGGCGATGAACCAGGTGGCGGAGCACATGGTCCTCGCCGGGCAGCAGCCGGCGGGCAAGTCATACATAGTCATCTCCATCGGCTGTGGGACATCATCGCTCCCAAAACTCAAGTACAGCGCCAAGGATGCCGCCAAGTGGGGCGTCTTGAGCTGGCTCATCAAGGACGGCTCCGTCCCCATCCTAGACATGTTCAACGCCGGCAGCGCCGACATGGTCGACTTCCACCTCTCCGTCCTCTCCGCCGTCCTCGGCTCCTCCCACCAGTACCTGCGCATCCAG TATGATAAACTGAGCGGGAGCGCTGGCTCGATCGACGACTGCTCCAAGGCCAACTTGGATAAGTTGGTGAAGATTGGTGAAGAGCTGCTCAGCGAGAAGGTGTCCGGGGTGGACCTGGAGACCGGCCGGAATGTGGAGGTGCCCGGCGGGGGCACCAACGCGGAGGAGCTAGCCAAGTATGCAAGGCAGCTCTCCGACGAGCGGCGCAGACGCCGCAACAATTAA